Proteins encoded within one genomic window of Gigantopelta aegis isolate Gae_Host chromosome 2, Gae_host_genome, whole genome shotgun sequence:
- the LOC121378721 gene encoding sorbitol dehydrogenase-like: protein MRDVGICGSDIHYWVNGAIGDFIVKAPMVIGHEASGVVTKLGEGVSSLKIGDRVAIEPGVPCRMCKFCKIGRYNLCHDMKFCATPPIHGNLARLYTHAADFCFKLPDHVSTEEGALLEPLSVAVHACNRADVGLGHKVLICGAGPIGLVNLLTVKARGASEVCITDIDQTRLEFAKKLGADFTIKVTKDPKETALQVEEVFGQPADITIECSAAPSSIKTAIFATCSGGCVLLVGMCPGEIQLPIVNAAVREVDIKGVFRYANCYPTALAMIAADKVDVKPLITHRFKLEQTLEAFETAKSGKGVKVMINCERK from the exons ATGCGAGATGTGGGGATTTGTGGCTCGGACATACACTACTGGGTGAATGGTGCTATTGGAGATTTCATCGTGAAGGCACCGATGGTGATCGGCCATGAAGCCAGCGGTGTTGTAACCAAACTTGGCGAGGGTGTATCCAGTCTTAAAATTG GTGATCGAGTGGCTATTGAACCCGGCGTCCCCTGTCGCATGTGTAAGTTCTGTAAGATTGGACGGTACAACCTCTGCCATGACATGAAGTTCTGTGCCACGCCCCCTATCCATGGCAACCTGGCAAGACTGTACACACACGCAGCTGATTTCTGTTTTAA ACTTCCCGACCACGTGAGCACGGAAGAAGGAGCGTTGTTGGAGCCGCTGTCTGTCGCCGTTCACGCGTGTAACCGTGCCGATGTTGGACTTGGACACAAAGTCCTCATTTGTGGAG caggtcCGATTGGTCTGGTTAATCTGCTCACTGTGAAGGCCAGGGGAGCATCTGAAGTGTGTATAACAG ATATTGACCAAACTAGATTAGAGTTTGCTAAGAAACTTGGAGCAGATTTTACAATCAAGGTGACCAAAGATCCGAAAGAGACAGCGTTACAAGTGGAGGAAGTGTTTGGCCAGCCGGCTGACATCACAATAGAGTGCAGTGCAGCGCCATCTAGTATCAAAACTGCAATCTTT GCAACTTGTTCTGGTGGTTGTGTACTGCTAGTTGGCATGTGTCCAGGAGAGATCCAGCTTCCGATAGTCAATGCAGCAGTGAGAGAAGTGGACATCAAGGGAGTGTTCCGATATGCAAACTG CTACCCCACTGCTCTGGCCATGATAGCCGCGGATAAAGTGGACGTCAAGCCTCTTATCACCCACCGCTTCAAACTGGAACAGACTCTGGAGGCCTTCGAAACAGCCAAGAGCGGGAAAGGAGTTAAAGTTATGATTAACTGTGAAAGAAAAtaa